In one Portunus trituberculatus isolate SZX2019 chromosome 31, ASM1759143v1, whole genome shotgun sequence genomic region, the following are encoded:
- the LOC123511335 gene encoding uncharacterized protein LOC123511335: MATSTKIPWTRTSEASLLELVRQKRFLWDHKDALYSKTKVKQTAFDAIAKELWEEYTELSQLNGVDVRIKFKNLRTYFMNVYNKMKNAPSGSEGCPGRPWQLFDSASFLIDSLLEKTPTVATYVIPPADTIFTIEGDGCLIADPDVQPLGSESCGSWSQGSNECRGFPSGSSTSNIPEIGSHESSGACSLSLMETPLKRKKAHAQGRSVKRKEDKDPVMDILQNIGGYMEKRNKVDKVDVAIEHIVETAIQSLPIEAKLEFIPRVLNLIKEMKREISAGENNSI, from the exons ATGGCTACCAGTACCAAGATTCCATGGACTCGGACTTCTGAGGCTTCTTTGTTGGAGTTGGTGAGACAGAAGAGATTTTTATGGGACCATAAAGATGCACTGTACTCCAAAACAAAGGTGAAACAAACTGCCTTCGATGCCATTGCCAAGGAACTTTGGGAGGAATATACAGAACTATCTCAACTGAATGGAG TTGATGTAAGAATAAAGTTTAAGAACTTGAGGACATACTTCATGAATGTTtacaacaaaatgaagaatgCTCCCAGTGGTTCAGAAGGATGCCCGGGGAGACCCTGGCAACTATTTGATAGTGCATCTTTCTTGATTGATTCACTACTGGAGAAAACACCAACAGTAGCCACATATGTGATACCTCCTGCAGAcaca ATATTTACAATTGAAGGTGATGGCTGCCTCATAGCAGATCCAGATGTCCAACCTCTTGGCAGTGAATCATGTGGGAGCTGGAGTCAAGGGTCTAATGAGTGCAGAGGCTTTCCTAGTGGGTCAAGCACCAGTAACATACCTGAGATTGGCAGTCATGAATCATCAGGTGCTTGCAGCCTTTCATTAATGGAAACTCCccttaaaaggaagaaagcacaTGCACAGGGGCGCAgtgtgaaaagaaaggaggacaaggacccAGTTATGGATATCCTTCAAAATATCGGGGGgtatatggaaaaaagaaataaggttgATAAAGTGGATGTTGCTATAGAGCACATAGTAGAGACTGCAATTCAATCTTTACCTATTGAAGCTAAATTGGAATTCATTCCAAGAGTTTTAAATCTCATTAAAGAAATGAAACGTGAAATATCTGCAGGAGAGAATAATTCTATATGA